The window AGAGCCTCCATAaacccatgtactatttcctctgcatgctagCTATCACCGACCTGGTTTTTTATACGTCCATCCTGCCCAAAATACTGGCAATCTTCTGTTTCAGTTACAAGGAGAtcagtttcagtgcctgcctAACTCAGATGTACTTCTTTCACTGCTCCTAtgtgatggagtctgggatcctcctggccatggctttggatcgctacgtggccatctgtaatcccctgagacattccatgACCCTGACGAATCCCCGGGTGGCCAAGATTGGCCTGGCTGTTGTGCTGCGTGGTTGCATTGTTGTATTTCCCTATCCCTTACTGGCAAGACAATGGCCTTACTGTAGAACCATCATCATCCCCCAGCCATACTGCGCACACATAGCTGTGGTGAACCTGGCCTGCGCCGACACCCGTGTTAGTAGTTACTACGGCCTCTTTGTGCAATTCGGTGTGATTAGTATGGATGGGATTTTTATCATTGTGTCCTATATcctgatcctcagggccatcttcagcctccccacaaaggacgcccggatcaagacttttgaaacctGCGGCTCCCACCTCTTTATCAttttaaccttttacatcccAGGTCTCATCATCTCCCTCATGAACAGATTTGCCCAAaatgtgcccctgcatttccatGTTCTTATTGTTAATGTGTACTTCTTGCTGCCCCCCATGCTGCACCCCATCATCTAtggggtgaggaccaaacagatccgggGCAGGCTTCTCTGGCTCTTTATTCATAAAGGGGCCTAACgttttctcctggtgctctggctTTCAGACCGaagtctgtgcagagctggctggtgacatgGTGCTGGATACCACCTTTCTAATTACTTTTAACTGGATATCTGAGGCCCCATGCCCAGTGCTGTCaattccccaaggccctgccccctgatcCACCTCTTTCCACAAGGcccctttccccatcccaccTATTCTCCCAAGGCCCCGCTCCATTCTCAACATCTTCCCCCAAAATCC of the Gopherus flavomarginatus isolate rGopFla2 chromosome 1, rGopFla2.mat.asm, whole genome shotgun sequence genome contains:
- the LOC127053617 gene encoding olfactory receptor 52M1-like, with the translated sequence MSSSNTTYFTKPSTFILLGIPGLETSYVWISIPFCTMYIIAILGNFSILFIVKMEQSLHKPMYYFLCMLAITDLVFYTSILPKILAIFCFSYKEISFSACLTQMYFFHCSYVMESGILLAMALDRYVAICNPLRHSMTLTNPRVAKIGLAVVLRGCIVVFPYPLLARQWPYCRTIIIPQPYCAHIAVVNLACADTRVSSYYGLFVQFGVISMDGIFIIVSYILILRAIFSLPTKDARIKTFETCGSHLFIILTFYIPGLIISLMNRFAQNVPLHFHVLIVNVYFLLPPMLHPIIYGVRTKQIRGRLLWLFIHKGA